One Littorina saxatilis isolate snail1 linkage group LG14, US_GU_Lsax_2.0, whole genome shotgun sequence genomic region harbors:
- the LOC138947571 gene encoding carbohydrate sulfotransferase 13-like, with protein sequence MRIFNSFAKEFTAQNEMYPAAPNLTETSPREQTAESRQLSEAEVASRFEKRRQILKSACQKYSNSSLFRSQSIRSVLMYLYPPVINRTITYCPIQKVGSTTWNAIFRSIHKVMKERNIPPVKIDTPPGKRDVLFAFVREPYGRLLSAYVDKIFAPNTVFWGMTGRYIVQHFRPNASNHSLECGHDVTFPEFVKYVIHSQTTGHHRDGHFIPTHDHCEMCRYPYTYIGHLETVKEDMPFILKAIHSPVGYNRTYGNESLTNSFAMPLRGMRARVKSCMSLDEAARRVWKKMQIRGFIHKSIPFPLTRAHTRNISVEEVQAAGLAASARSRKLTDTRGQKQEAAREAYSMVDMADRDKLQQVLALDCHMFGFDLRPPHIFPATPHTPRTHFSFFDLYE encoded by the exons ATGAGGATATTTAAC TCCTTTGCAAAGGAATTCACAGCACAAAACGAGATGTACCCCGCCGCGCCAAATCTCACAGAAACAAGTCCAAGGGAGCAAACCGCAGAGTCGCGTCAACTGAGCGAGGCAGAAGTTGCCTCCCGTTTCGAGAAGCGGCGACAAATATTAAAATCAGCATGTCAGAAGTATAGCAACTCTTCTCTGTTTCGCAGCCAGAGCATACGATCAGTTCTAATGTACCTCTATCCACCAGTCATCAACCGGACCATCACATACTGTCCCATTCAAAAGGTCGGGTCAACCACTTGGAACGCTATCTTTCGCTCTATTCACAAAGTGATGAAAGAGAGAAACATTCCTCCAGTGAAAATCGACACGCCCCCGGGGAAGAGGGATGTCTTGTTCGCTTTTGTGCGCGAACCGTACGGCAGACTGCTGTCAGCGTACGTGGACAAGATCTTTGCACCGAACACTGTATTCTGGGGCATGACCGGACGATACATTGTGCAACACTTTCGTCCTAATGCCTCCAATCACAGTCTCGAATGCGGTCATGACGTCACATTTCCAGAGTTCGTCAAATACGTCATTCACTCGCAGACGACAGGACACCACAGAGACGGACACTTCATACCGACTCACGATCACTGTGAGATGTGTAGGTATCCGTACACGTACATCGGGCATTTGGAAACAGTAAAAGAAGACATGCCTTTTATTCTAAAGGCAATCCACTCCCCTGTCGGCTACAACCGTACCTACGGAAACGAATCCCTCACAAACTCGTTTGCAATGCCACTGCGCGGGATGCGCGCGCGGGTCAAAAGCTGCATGAGTCTGGACGAGGCTGCCAgacgagtgtggaagaaaatgCAGATACGAGGCTTCATCCACAAATCTATACCTTTTCCTTTGACAAGGGCGCACACTCGTAACATTTCAGTAGAAGAGGTGCAGGCGGCAGGGTTAGCGGCCTCTGCCCGGTCAAGGAAGCTGACGGACACGAGGGGACAGAAGCAGGAGGCGGCGAGAGAGGCGTACAGCATGGTAGACATGGCGGACAGAGACAAGCTGCAACAAGTGCTGGCCTTGGACTGTCACATGTTTGGCTTTGACCTCCGACCTCCGCACATCTTCCCCGCCACGCCGCACACACCTCGCACACACTTCTCCTTCTTTGACCTGTATGAGTAG